One Flavobacteriales bacterium genomic window, GTGAAGAACATGCACCAGATCGACCCAATGAACGATTGGAACCTCTTCGACCGACTGCTTTCGCGAACGGTGAACAAGGGCTTCAACGGCTCGTTCATTTCCACTTTTACCACAGGCGTCTACAAATTCAGCTTCCCAACCTTGGTTGATCTGGAAGCCGAAGTTCCCAATGCGCCCTACTCACTTGATTTCGTTGGGCTGAACTATTACAGCCACAACGCCATGGATTTCTCGCTCAATTTGGATGAAGCACTGAAGACAAGAATGTATCCAGGCGAGAAGGAAACCGACATGGATTACACCATGTATCCCGAAGGATTTTACCGTGCCATCAAGGAAATTTCCGTGCTCAATAAACCCATCATCATCACCGAAAATGGCGTGGCCGATGCCGATGACCATCTCCGTGGCGAATTCATCAAAAAATATCTCTACGCGGTTTCAAAAGCGATAAAAGATGGCTACGATGTGCGCGGATTTCACTATTGGTCTTTGATGGACAACTTTGAGTGGGACCTTGGTTATGACGAACGTTTCGGGCTGTACGATGTCGATTTTAAAACACAGAAACGTACGCTTCGCGAAGGTTCGAAAGAGTATCAACGTATTGTGAAGTCAAATTGAAATTTGCGGGAATTCTATAAATTCGGTTGACCAATAACCGATTGTAATGAACACAAATGCACAACTTCAAAAACTGGCAGGAGTGTCGGCCATTGTTGGCGGCCTGATGATCCTTGTCTTCGCCATCTCTTCGGAAACCAAGGGAATATTCTTTGTCCCCGAAATATATTCTGGTGAACCTATTGACCGATGGCTGCAGAATATTTCAGACAACCCATCCTTCGTTAAATGGATAATGTTCTTGCCGATGATCGGATTTTCGAGCATGCTTTTATTCGGTGCATCCCTTTATCAATTGATTGATGGCCGGAAATGGCAAAAAACCTTGGCATTGGCGTCCTATACAATTGGGGTGGCTGCCGTGGTTTCGGCATTTGCATCACATCACAGCCTACTTAACTATGTAAGCGGATTGCTGGAGGCTGGGGAAATGTCCTTTTTTGACATTGAAAAATTGATCGGTTCGGAAGTTTTCAGATGGAACTTGTTCAACGACCTCATCGGCCCTCTATTCATAATTGTTCTTGGAACTGGGTTCATGTCGCTGGCCGCCTTGCGTTCGGGTCTTTTGCCAAAGTGGCTCTGCTTTTGGGCCTTCATCGTCTCCACACTTTTGTTCTTTTCATTATTGTCGGCATTCATTCCTGGTATTGAAATCCTCGGAAATGCGGCACCATTTCATATGCTTTGGCTGGTAGTTACCGGCATTTATCTTCTTCGTCTAAAGCCTCAATCTTAGATTGTGAGAGCTCTACAGATTAACGCTAGAGTTGCCGTTGTTTGCGTGATCCTTGCGCTGAATGCCGGCTTCTGCTTCTCCCAATCTCAGCACTGTTTGGCTGACCGCTATTCGCAGGACGCCCTTTTCGATAGCACCGATATTCAAGTAAGCGAGGGCGTTCATTTTGCGACTTCCATGCGTTGGCCAAGTTCAGTGATGGACAGTCTTCGGATGGATATTTACATGCCTGATCAAGGCATCGATCCAGCAGAAAAACGCCCGCTGATCGTCATGACGCATGGCGGAGCATTCTTGGCTGGAGACCGAACAGACATGGCGCCTTACGCCATGGAAATGGCCAGACGCGGCTTCGTCACAGCCACCATTTCCTACCGTTTGGGTTGGGAATGTGCAGCCACAGATGTTTTCGGACCGTGTATCAGTTGCCAATCGGAAGCATGGCGATTGAAGGCCGCAGTTTACCGAGCCGTTCAGGACAACCGCGCAGCTACCCGCTATTTGGTTCATCACGCAAATGACCTTGGAATTGACACGGCTTTCGTCTTTCTGCAAGGCGAAAGTGCTGGTTCCATCACTTCGCTGCATGCTGCTTTTTGGGATCAAACCGAAGCAGAAACCTTCTGCTCCACATGTTTGGATGAACTCGGTCTGCTCGATACCGCTGGAAACAATCTCACGGAAACCTTCACCATCAAAAGCGTGATCAACAATTGTGGCGGCCTCGCAAACGTGAACCAAGGCGTAATGGACGGGCAGAACATTCCTGTCATCGGATTTCATACCGAGTGGGATTGCGTGGTGCCGTACCAAAGCGGACCGGTGCTCAACTGTGCTCCAGCCAATTGTGGTGCCTTCTTTTGGGTAACGGGTTCAGATTATATCCGAGCGAGGCTGAACCAGAATGGCATTTGCTCTAATATGAACCGCAGGTTGGCCAATCTCAATCACTGCGATTATCCGTTCGGTGCCATTATCGGGAAATCAAGCTGTTTTCTGAAAAACATTCTTTGCGATAACTGCAGTTCATCCGTCACCGACCAGATCTGGAACATTCCCGATTGCTCGGCTGGTGGAACCATTTCCGTTGAGGAAACTGAGAAAGAAGACCTTGTAACCATCATCGGAAATCGATTGCTTTTCAATCACCCAGAGAAAATCCGTTCTGTCAAGATCTATGATGTTTCGATGCGGTTGATCTCAGTTGTTCATGTAAGCGGTTCATCCGAAGTTCAACTTCCTTCTTCGCTGCGCGGATGCATGTTTGTGAAAATCGATGCGGAGAATGGTCCTTCGGAAGTCAAAAAATGGTGCAATTTCTAAGTCTTGTCCATGCTACCAATTGAGGTACTTTTGCAGCCTTCGAAATGAAGGAAAGCGACAACGATAAAAAGCACATTGCCATTCTGGGCTCCACGGGTTCTATTGGAACGCAGGCCCTCGAAGTGCTGGAAGCCAATCCGAATGCGTTTGAGCTGGAAGTGCTGACCGCACATTCGAGTGGTGACCTACTGATTGAGCAAGCGCTGAAATTCAAACCAAATTGCGTGGTCATCGGTGATGAGACGCAATTCAAGAAAGTTCAAGATGCGCTGTTCGATGAAGGCGTCAAAGTTTTCGCTGGCGCAGATAGTTTAGCGCAAGTCGTTCAGATGGAGGAAATCGACATGGTGCTTACTGCACTGGTCGGTTATGCAGGATTGAGACCAACCTTGGCTGCCATCGAGGCTGGAAAACACATCGCGCTAGCAAACAAGGAAACGCTGGTTGTGGCTGGCGAAATCGTAACTGAACTCGCGAAGCAGAAAGGCGTGAACATCTATCCCGTGGATAGTGAGCATTCGGCCATTTTTCAGTGTTTGGTAGGTGAGTTCCACAACCCGATAGAGAAGATCTATTTGACTGCTTCTGGCGGGCCATTCCGTGGACAGAACCGCGAACAATTGGCTTCGGTAACCAAAGCTCAGGCTTTGAAGCACCCGAATTGGGACATGGGCGCTAAGATCACCATCGACAGCGCCAGCATGATGAACAAGGGTTTGGAGGTGATTGAGGCCAAATGGCTTTTCAACCTGAAACCCGAGCAGATCGATGTGATCGTTCATCCGCAGAGCATCATTCA contains:
- a CDS encoding DUF4386 domain-containing protein gives rise to the protein MNTNAQLQKLAGVSAIVGGLMILVFAISSETKGIFFVPEIYSGEPIDRWLQNISDNPSFVKWIMFLPMIGFSSMLLFGASLYQLIDGRKWQKTLALASYTIGVAAVVSAFASHHSLLNYVSGLLEAGEMSFFDIEKLIGSEVFRWNLFNDLIGPLFIIVLGTGFMSLAALRSGLLPKWLCFWAFIVSTLLFFSLLSAFIPGIEILGNAAPFHMLWLVVTGIYLLRLKPQS
- a CDS encoding alpha/beta hydrolase, which codes for MRALQINARVAVVCVILALNAGFCFSQSQHCLADRYSQDALFDSTDIQVSEGVHFATSMRWPSSVMDSLRMDIYMPDQGIDPAEKRPLIVMTHGGAFLAGDRTDMAPYAMEMARRGFVTATISYRLGWECAATDVFGPCISCQSEAWRLKAAVYRAVQDNRAATRYLVHHANDLGIDTAFVFLQGESAGSITSLHAAFWDQTEAETFCSTCLDELGLLDTAGNNLTETFTIKSVINNCGGLANVNQGVMDGQNIPVIGFHTEWDCVVPYQSGPVLNCAPANCGAFFWVTGSDYIRARLNQNGICSNMNRRLANLNHCDYPFGAIIGKSSCFLKNILCDNCSSSVTDQIWNIPDCSAGGTISVEETEKEDLVTIIGNRLLFNHPEKIRSVKIYDVSMRLISVVHVSGSSEVQLPSSLRGCMFVKIDAENGPSEVKKWCNF
- a CDS encoding 1-deoxy-D-xylulose-5-phosphate reductoisomerase; this translates as MKESDNDKKHIAILGSTGSIGTQALEVLEANPNAFELEVLTAHSSGDLLIEQALKFKPNCVVIGDETQFKKVQDALFDEGVKVFAGADSLAQVVQMEEIDMVLTALVGYAGLRPTLAAIEAGKHIALANKETLVVAGEIVTELAKQKGVNIYPVDSEHSAIFQCLVGEFHNPIEKIYLTASGGPFRGQNREQLASVTKAQALKHPNWDMGAKITIDSASMMNKGLEVIEAKWLFNLKPEQIDVIVHPQSIIHSIVQFEDGSMKAQMGLPDMKLPIQFALGYPNRLKSDFPRFNFLNYPQLTFEQPDSQTFRNLALAFEAMKMGGNMPCILNAANEIAVDAFLKDKVSFLGMSDVIEQSMQRVAFIKKPNYNDYVATDAETRLFASQLMKNYE